One window of Candidatus Methylomirabilota bacterium genomic DNA carries:
- a CDS encoding ankyrin repeat domain-containing protein: VKALLAKGADVNAQIIVALRLGPDDAATGFGLGRATPFFLAALSGDAELLRVLAANGADPSLRAKGELTALMAAAGAGRGMTQGTIKYRLGDPAEAVKVVLDAGADIHASNELGQTALHGAAGAGEDQVVQILVDRGAEVNAKDNDQQTPWSMAQGISPRLGARGSYGSHPSTAALLLKLGATVRTREDMIADGYSLPPVPVPEKTTP; encoded by the coding sequence TGGTCAAGGCACTGCTGGCAAAGGGAGCAGATGTGAACGCTCAGATCATCGTCGCTTTGAGACTGGGCCCTGACGATGCCGCTACAGGTTTCGGCCTGGGAAGGGCCACGCCCTTTTTCCTGGCAGCGCTCTCTGGCGACGCCGAACTCCTCAGAGTCCTGGCCGCCAACGGGGCTGATCCAAGTTTGCGGGCAAAAGGGGAATTGACTGCGTTGATGGCGGCTGCAGGAGCGGGCCGCGGGATGACACAAGGCACCATCAAATATCGACTGGGAGATCCTGCCGAGGCCGTCAAAGTAGTGCTCGACGCCGGGGCCGACATTCATGCCTCCAACGAATTAGGCCAGACCGCACTTCATGGCGCTGCAGGCGCGGGAGAGGACCAAGTCGTTCAGATCCTGGTCGATCGCGGCGCCGAGGTCAACGCCAAAGACAACGACCAACAGACGCCCTGGTCGATGGCCCAGGGCATCAGCCCTCGTTTAGGTGCTCGAGGAAGCTACGGCAGCCACCCATCCACGGCGGCTCTGCTTCTCAAGTTAGGCGCCACCGTGCGTACACGAGAGGACATGATCGCGGACGGTTACAGCCTGCCCCCGGTGCCGGTCCCCGAAAAGACTACTCCCTGA